Proteins encoded by one window of Tunturibacter psychrotolerans:
- a CDS encoding M16 family metallopeptidase, with amino-acid sequence MSVTLVDDVVISKNASRNIRKTVLSNGLLVLTESMPHVRSVSMGAWVGSGSRDETPEVNGISHFVEHMVFKGTTSRSAQQIAREVDTIGGNLDAFTGKETVCFNIKVLDENVAPALDVLSDLVLHPTFAPEDVEREKGVISEEIKMDEDNPDYLVHEVWTQNFWKGDALGRPILGTVKTVKSFDQQTLLNFYAGQFTPRNMVFSAAGNLEHDAFVAQVAKEFGSLAASGDGVPTKVAAPKATPHITLKRKKSLEQVQLCLGMPAPPVNDSRRYVVYLMNTMLGGGMSSRLFQTVREDRGLAYSIYSEMNPFRDTGSLCVYAGTSVDKTQEVLQLTLQELRRLKEETVSEVELKRAKDQLKSNMVIGLESSGSRMANLARQQMYFGRFFGVDEIMQEIEAVSTADVQILAQELFRPETMALTLLGNLGAMEIEREDLAC; translated from the coding sequence ATGTCTGTAACGTTAGTTGATGATGTCGTAATTTCGAAGAATGCCTCTCGGAATATCCGCAAAACTGTTTTGTCGAATGGTTTGCTGGTTCTGACCGAGAGTATGCCTCATGTGCGCAGTGTTTCGATGGGGGCCTGGGTGGGCTCAGGGTCGCGAGATGAGACGCCGGAGGTGAATGGGATCTCGCACTTTGTCGAGCATATGGTGTTCAAGGGCACTACCTCGCGGTCGGCGCAGCAGATTGCCCGGGAGGTGGACACGATCGGGGGCAATCTCGACGCGTTCACCGGCAAGGAGACGGTCTGCTTCAACATCAAGGTGCTGGATGAGAACGTGGCGCCGGCGCTGGATGTGCTGTCGGACCTGGTGCTGCACCCTACCTTTGCGCCTGAGGATGTGGAGCGCGAGAAGGGCGTGATCTCGGAAGAGATCAAGATGGACGAGGACAACCCGGATTATCTGGTTCACGAAGTATGGACGCAGAACTTCTGGAAGGGCGACGCGTTAGGGCGGCCGATTCTGGGAACCGTGAAGACGGTGAAGAGCTTCGACCAGCAGACGCTGCTGAACTTTTATGCTGGGCAGTTTACGCCGCGGAATATGGTGTTTTCGGCTGCGGGTAATTTAGAGCATGACGCCTTTGTGGCGCAGGTGGCGAAGGAGTTTGGCTCGCTGGCTGCCAGTGGGGACGGCGTGCCGACGAAGGTGGCTGCGCCGAAAGCGACACCGCACATTACGCTGAAGAGGAAGAAGTCGCTGGAGCAGGTGCAGTTGTGCCTGGGAATGCCGGCGCCCCCGGTGAATGATTCGCGGCGGTATGTGGTGTACCTGATGAACACGATGCTGGGCGGCGGGATGAGCTCGAGGCTGTTTCAGACGGTTCGCGAGGATCGTGGTCTGGCTTATTCGATCTACTCGGAGATGAATCCGTTCCGTGATACCGGATCGCTTTGCGTGTATGCGGGAACCTCGGTGGACAAGACGCAGGAGGTGTTGCAGCTTACCCTGCAGGAGCTGCGGCGTCTGAAGGAAGAGACGGTCAGCGAGGTGGAGTTGAAGCGGGCTAAAGATCAGCTGAAGAGCAATATGGTGATCGGGCTTGAGAGTTCGGGCAGCAGGATGGCGAATCTTGCTCGGCAGCAGATGTATTTTGGCAGATTCTTCGGCGTGGACGAGATTATGCAAGAGATCGAAGCGGTGTCGACGGCCGATGTACAGATTCTGGCGCAGGAGCTGTTCCGGCCAGAGACGATGGCGTTGACGCTGCTTGGAAATCTTGGCGCGATGGAGATCGAGCGGGAAGATTTGGCCTGCTAG
- a CDS encoding type II secretion system protein, translating into MNARDLRAELKVRRNEDGFTLIELLIVMSVMLILMTLAVPQLLKLRKQAQETSAVQSLRTIGQAELQYNSAYPANGFSCSLATLGGDPKSGAPTAQAAQLITPDLASGQKAGYTFAISNCTKVTVNNQDMYTSFEITAVPNSIGKTGDRGFCTDENNTIRYDPAGGTNCTQPIQ; encoded by the coding sequence ATGAATGCACGGGACCTGCGCGCAGAGCTAAAGGTACGACGGAACGAAGACGGATTTACGCTGATCGAACTGCTGATCGTGATGTCGGTGATGCTGATCCTGATGACGCTGGCGGTTCCGCAGCTGTTGAAGCTGAGGAAGCAGGCGCAGGAGACCTCGGCGGTACAGTCGCTGCGAACGATTGGGCAGGCGGAGCTGCAGTACAACTCGGCTTATCCGGCGAATGGGTTTTCGTGTTCGCTGGCGACGCTGGGTGGTGATCCCAAGTCTGGCGCTCCGACCGCACAGGCGGCGCAGCTGATTACGCCGGATCTGGCGAGCGGGCAGAAGGCCGGTTATACGTTCGCGATCAGCAACTGCACCAAGGTGACGGTAAACAATCAGGATATGTACACGTCGTTTGAGATTACGGCGGTGCCGAACTCGATTGGAAAGACCGGCGACCGCGGCTTCTGCACGGACGAAAACAACACTATCCGCTACGACCCGGCAGGTGGAACCAACTGCACGCAGCCCATTCAGTAA